One part of the Marispirochaeta sp. genome encodes these proteins:
- a CDS encoding DUF6804 family protein, whose protein sequence is MDLFVVQPDFSAIIEIMVDLARRLSELPGDLFSIKSTYLSGFQAVALSDYSSGAVVLGKAGERMAKGALDYYQVPYDRQASFDALLRTLSRVSPSPVMIVGLRTVLKYRNQAAHDTQTELSSYDLDAAVSAFCAAYQAVYIIAGDVPETPNTGNRAIAPQVKSPGLRLQQVLKDNLNKLTLFSAVLLLIAVVRGGSYEFFLLLRVAVTVNACLLSYRDFRKQKGTALLFGGIAVLFNPIIPVYLNRDVWRLIDAGVMGILLWSILRKR, encoded by the coding sequence TTGGACCTCTTCGTTGTTCAACCAGATTTTTCTGCTATAATCGAAATTATGGTTGATTTGGCCAGACGCCTCAGCGAACTACCCGGCGACCTCTTTTCCATAAAATCCACCTATTTAAGCGGGTTCCAGGCAGTCGCGCTTTCCGACTATTCCTCCGGCGCGGTTGTTCTTGGAAAAGCCGGGGAACGCATGGCGAAAGGGGCACTGGATTATTATCAGGTTCCCTACGACAGGCAGGCCAGTTTTGATGCCCTGTTACGGACACTGTCCAGGGTTTCACCCTCTCCGGTGATGATCGTCGGGCTTCGGACAGTCCTGAAATACCGCAACCAGGCCGCCCACGACACCCAAACGGAACTGAGTTCCTACGACCTGGATGCCGCGGTCTCGGCCTTCTGCGCCGCGTATCAGGCGGTATACATCATTGCGGGCGATGTGCCGGAGACACCCAACACTGGGAACCGCGCCATAGCTCCTCAGGTCAAATCCCCGGGTTTGAGGCTGCAACAGGTCCTGAAAGACAATCTGAACAAGCTGACTCTCTTCAGTGCCGTGCTTCTGCTGATTGCAGTAGTCCGCGGCGGCAGTTACGAGTTTTTCCTGCTGCTGCGCGTAGCTGTTACGGTAAACGCCTGCCTGCTCTCCTACAGGGACTTCCGAAAACAAAAAGGGACTGCCCTGCTTTTCGGTGGAATAGCGGTTCTTTTTAATCCGATAATCCCGGTGTATTTGAACCGAGATGTATGGCGGCTGATAGACGCCGGTGTTATGGGGATTCTTTTGTGGTCGATTTTGAGGAAGAGGTGA
- a CDS encoding GxxExxY protein produces MPYHNALYYELACNNLQVSYNAPFSVHYRCHTVGEYFADLLVNGTVILEVKAVSALSTEHAAQLLNYLHISGCRLGFLLNFAPQRLEVKRLVL; encoded by the coding sequence TTGCCCTACCACAACGCTTTGTATTACGAACTTGCCTGTAATAATCTGCAGGTTAGCTACAACGCTCCATTTTCGGTCCACTACCGTTGTCATACAGTGGGCGAGTATTTTGCTGACCTTCTGGTAAACGGTACTGTCATTCTGGAGGTCAAGGCAGTCTCTGCCCTGAGTACAGAGCATGCAGCCCAGCTGTTAAATTACCTGCATATTTCCGGCTGCAGACTGGGGTTTCTGCTCAATTTTGCGCCTCAAAGGCTGGAGGTCAAGCGGCTGGTTTTGTAG
- a CDS encoding group II intron reverse transcriptase/maturase, which yields MLVIGPKSMAERIKREVSHFLSSELKIELSNEKTVITNPLTNRCRFLGYDIVKGKDYTQIVKAKNGRKVRSVTGVLQLLVPGDVIREKIRPFQRHGKPIHRSDRVNTPVEGLIAQYNNEIRGLANYYCMAANVARQIYRFPYDHYYSLVKTVGLKFKLSVRKTLRKYGVDVKRKHGTGTRRILGVVHETKNGPKQLAYFNASIRRIKRPHGERIAEYEAATNHESELIRRLSYGQCELCGSRSEPMNLEVHHIKKVKDLRTKYEGRGQPNWVKTMIKIRRTSLVVCVCCHSSVHRQRFSA from the coding sequence GTGCTGGTTATTGGCCCAAAATCTATGGCGGAACGTATCAAACGTGAAGTATCGCATTTTCTTTCCTCAGAGTTAAAAATCGAACTAAGCAATGAAAAAACAGTTATCACAAATCCGCTGACGAATCGTTGCCGGTTTCTCGGCTATGACATTGTAAAAGGGAAAGACTACACTCAGATCGTGAAAGCGAAAAACGGCAGAAAAGTTAGATCCGTAACAGGAGTGCTTCAGTTGCTTGTTCCCGGCGATGTCATCAGGGAGAAGATCCGACCGTTCCAGCGACATGGTAAGCCAATTCATAGATCGGATAGAGTTAACACTCCTGTAGAAGGGCTTATTGCTCAATATAACAACGAGATCAGAGGATTGGCAAACTACTACTGCATGGCGGCAAATGTCGCCAGGCAGATATATCGATTTCCGTATGACCATTACTACAGCTTAGTTAAAACAGTTGGCCTCAAATTCAAATTGAGTGTGAGGAAAACATTGAGAAAATACGGAGTCGATGTCAAAAGAAAGCACGGTACAGGTACACGTAGGATTCTCGGTGTGGTTCATGAAACCAAGAACGGTCCTAAGCAGTTGGCGTACTTTAATGCGTCGATTAGGCGGATAAAAAGACCGCATGGAGAGCGTATTGCTGAATATGAAGCTGCTACCAATCACGAGAGTGAACTTATACGCAGACTGTCATATGGGCAGTGTGAGCTGTGCGGCTCCCGTTCTGAACCTATGAACCTTGAGGTGCATCATATAAAAAAGGTCAAAGATTTAAGAACAAAGTATGAGGGAAGAGGCCAACCAAATTGGGTAAAAACTATGATTAAAATTCGTAGAACTTCACTTGTGGTATGCGTTTGCTGTCACAGCTCTGTCCACAGGCAACGATTCAGTGCATGA
- a CDS encoding DUF6079 family protein, with amino-acid sequence MADLKSILVNDIERTIDGVIKADDRAHIRQEIEEYVITQEVAKHLDKLIEGYRESIEGVRRGENYPYNGVWISGYFGSGKSHLLKMLAYILENSSVGGEPLAELFVPKISDQIQQANMRKVLEVPARSILFNIDQEADARTGSDDNALIYIFEKVFNRFLGYFPYDRNVAQFERHLDDEAIYEKFKKEYEEINGSSWEESRKTAFSIGQKKLVRVLEKSLDISENDARSMIEQYRKGSSISVESLAGRIREWLDKQDISS; translated from the coding sequence ATGGCTGATTTAAAATCAATTCTGGTAAACGATATTGAACGCACCATAGACGGGGTAATAAAAGCGGACGACCGGGCACACATCCGGCAGGAGATCGAGGAGTACGTCATTACCCAGGAGGTGGCAAAGCACCTGGACAAGCTTATAGAAGGTTACCGGGAGTCTATCGAAGGGGTACGCCGGGGTGAGAATTACCCCTATAACGGAGTCTGGATAAGCGGCTATTTCGGGTCCGGTAAATCCCACCTTTTAAAGATGCTTGCCTATATACTGGAAAACAGCAGCGTCGGTGGGGAGCCCCTGGCGGAGCTCTTTGTTCCCAAGATAAGCGATCAAATCCAGCAGGCAAATATGCGGAAAGTCCTGGAGGTGCCGGCACGGAGCATCCTGTTTAATATTGATCAGGAGGCCGACGCTCGTACCGGGAGCGACGACAACGCGCTTATCTATATCTTTGAGAAGGTCTTCAACAGATTCCTGGGGTATTTTCCCTACGACCGTAATGTGGCGCAGTTTGAGCGCCACCTGGACGATGAAGCCATATATGAAAAATTCAAAAAGGAGTATGAAGAGATAAACGGCAGCAGCTGGGAAGAGAGCCGCAAAACGGCCTTCAGTATAGGGCAGAAAAAACTCGTCAGAGTACTGGAGAAAAGCCTGGATATCAGCGAAAACGATGCCCGGAGCATGATTGAGCAGTACCGCAAAGGAAGCTCGATTTCCGTGGAGAGTCTGGCCGGACGGATCCGGGAATGGCTCGATAAACAGGATATATCGTCGTAA